The Doryrhamphus excisus isolate RoL2022-K1 chromosome 22, RoL_Dexc_1.0, whole genome shotgun sequence genome segment tgataagcggcatagaaaaaggatggatggatcataCACAGATGGAGCATTTAGGGTATTGCAATAGCTGCACAGATGCTTAAGTAATGAGGGGGTGGATGACCAACAAGCTCTTTATTGAAAAGGGGGCAAATTTTTAACAGACTTTATAGAAAGCGAACACCGACAACGCCACTGGAGAGAAAAGGGCAGAGATCTGCATgcagtatactatatatatatatcaatatatatatatattgaatctGTGTTTCATTTGTAATGTAGTCAGACATCGCCACCTGCTGACCGTAAATTGAACAGGTAATTACTTGCACATTTAGTATATGAACCACAGTGGTGAACGGTcatttgttatatataatacacattATAGGGGACAATGATGTTACACGGTGCCACAATTACGTCGAGAATTTATAACCTGCTCATGCCACACTACGCTAAATCGTGGAAAATCAAGGCAGTAATGCACACTGTCAAGCGTCGGAACTTTTGTTCTTCGTTCTTGTTGCTAGAGGACTTTACAGTGACGTACTGGAGTCGGCTGCACCAATAATCAAAGGTAATAGAAACAAAACTTGTCCTTGTCAAAACTTAACTTTAGTTAATTTCCTGTATGATTTATTACATCCCATTTAGTACATTACTACACATTTAATTGTCTAACCCATGTAGCAGAGCGATACTActatgctaacgttagcccACTAGCTGTTATTCATGTTATGCCTGTTCTAGTGTTCTGTTGAATGCTACATTAAAACGTATGTGTTGTGCTGTATGTTGTACTTACATTAAGGGCTGGCAGTGAGCAGTCAAGCATGAACGTGAATCAGGGAACCGTGGGCAGCGACCCGGTCATTTTGGCTACAGCTGGGTACGACCACACGGTCCGCTTCTGGCAGGCCCACAGCGGGATATGCACTCGGACAGTCCAACACCAGGACTCCGTATCCTTTCACTGCTTGGCACACTTCCGTTTGGCACATTCGCCTTTCATAATTGGTCTCCGGTAACTTCTTAACGTTTTCCCCAGCAAGTGAATTcacttgaaataacacctgATAGGAGTATGATTGCTGCTGCAGGTTGGTTGTTTGTGTAAATGATTGCTGTGCTGTACAGCATTTAATATTCCACTCCTTTTTAAGGTTATCAGCATATCCGCATGTATGATCTGAACTCTAACAACCCCAACCCGGTGATCAACTATGACGGTGTTAGCAAGAACATCACATCTGTGGGCTTCCATGAAGATGGACGCTGGATGTACACAGGAGGAGAAGATTGCATGGCTCGTATCTGGGACCTGAGGTACAAGACTGAAAGATAATTATATATAAGTAAAAAGAGCATCATCATTTGTTTGGTCAACGATCCCGCAAAGGTCACGAAATCTACAATGTCAGAGGATCTTCCAGGTCAATGCGCCAATCAACTGCGTGTGTCTGCACCCAAACCAGGTGGAACATTCACTTCTACAGGACTGACTAACGtttgcattttcattttcagtaaTGGCACACGTGTGTTATTTTAGGCAGAACTAATAGTCGGAGACCAGAGCGGTGTGATACATATTTGGGATCTGAAGACGGACCACAATGAACAGCTGATCCCCGAGCCAGAGGTGTCGGTCAACGCTGTTCACATCGACCCAGATGCTAGTTACATGGCGGCCGTCAACAGCTCAGTCAGTAACTCGACATATTTGTCTTCCAAATAAACTACGGCATCACCAACCAACGCCGTCCTCCTTTACAGGGAAACTGTTACGTATGGAATGTGGCTGGAGGTATAGGAGAGGAGGTGACGCAGCTTATTCCCAAAACCAAGATCCCTGCGCACAAACGCTACTCTCTGCGCTGCAAGTTTAGCCCCGATTCCACGTGAGTATCAAATACTTCATAATTGATCATGTACTAGCTTCAGCAGGCTTTGTCACAAAGAGAAAATATTGACAAGagatggcgccctctgctggattcataactgcagatagcgccatcaaactACTTTCTATTTAAGTTAGCATAAAATCCTGAATTATTTACAACCCAACGCTGACAAAAGAAGTGATGAATGCTCAGCCTTTGTGTCGTCTTTAGTCTGTTGGCCACCTGCTCAGCTGATCAGACCTGCAAGATCTGGAGGACGTCCAACTTCTCCCTGATGACAGAGCTGAGCATCAAGAGCAACAATCCTGGAGAGACATCTAGAGGCTGGATGTGGGACTGCGCCTTCTCTGGAGATTCGCAGTATATAGTCACAGGTAAGGTATTtcatgtacttttcttaaaagtcaaGTTACAGTCTCGTCTCTgtagacccaatcttgtgtatcaTCTCATCAATACGGATgtttaaatttgaatttttttttcacagcttCCTCGGACAACCTGGCTCGACTGTGGTGTGTGGAGACGGGTGAGATCAAAAGGGAGTACAGCGGCCACCAGAAGGCGGTGGTGTGCCTGGCCTTTAATGACAGTGTGCTgccctgaggaggaggaggagggtgaagAAGAGGACTGTAAGTGGTACACGCCTCTTGGCATACAATGACCTTGGGGGGGGCTGTTTATCACCTGTAAGGCATCATGAGAAAGCCAAATCCACCTTAAGGTTCTGAGATCCATCACAGGCTATAAAAAATGTGTACTATTCTAAataatagtatttatagtactactactactattggGTTTCATCACTGTTGAAGAGGTGCAAGCTCCCCCATTTTTGAACTTGTTGAATACATAAACTGGTTATTTGGCGGCAATGAGACCTGACTTGACCCCAATGTGGCGTCAGAGTACAGTACATCtgttttgtatattattttcaacatttAAATTCTGTTCTACACATTAATTAACAATTATAGACATACAGCTTTTATTATTGGAGCACGTGACATTGCATTACAATGATTACAGGAAGTACAAATGAGGAAGGAATCCCACCAGCCTTAACGAGCGAGCTAAAAATGGGGGCCGTGGAGGACAAGGCATCATCAGTCAGGCAGGTAGTAGAAGCACATAGACATACAGATGTTGTTGGGGAAGCAGATGTCTATGCAGAAATACACCAGCCTCTGTTTGCCCGGTCCTGAGAAAGACACAAGGTTGTAGACCACCACATTGTATCTACGGAGGCATCTTGTAGATTTAGTCATTGCTATACTGCATGGCTATTTTTTAGCTGTAAGCGAGACTTTACCGTCAGCCCTCTTGGTCCAGTGGATGGGCCTGTCTCGACACAGAACCCGGAGAGGTTCCTCCAGGTTGGAGAGGTCTGTCTGGGTAGCAGCCAGAACCCCTAAGAACTCTGTGCGCCTCTGGGTCTCATTCACAGACAGCTGGAAGTGACTCTGTAGACAAGATACAAATATTAGAGactcaaaatgtcaaaaaataaacatactgtTAAATCAAAGCCTCTTTTACAGCGCAGGCAGTATGTTTGCTACATCTCCTGCAGTTGTTTACCCAATAACCTAAAAAGTTAGTCACATTTTGAAGACATGACAAGCAAATATATGAGGCAACGTTACAGCAATATTCTGGCCAAATATTTAATTCTCCCTATATGGCTCATATTGCCAAAATGACATCTAATTGGATGCGGGTCGGGCTGTATTTCACTGCAAAAAGGGAAGTCTTAAAAGCTAAAAAGCCCCCCACACAGTGAGGCCATTGTGTCTGCTCCAAGACTCGGGCTCTGGCTTGCTGTGGTCTCCTGTAAGAAGATCCTGGGCTGCAGGGATCAGATGTTTTGAGGAATCCAGCAGGAGAGAAGGACTTTTAAAGAGATACTTTTGTCCTTTTGTCCGGAAAGTCTTGACTTACGGTCAACATGTTTAAAGATGGAAGGATTCCCTATTACGCTTTTCTCAATAGCCTCGTTACCTTGTGTGCCGACGCTTGAAGTAAGGCGTGAACATTCTCGTAGTCTGACGTTTCCATGGTCCGGAGGAAGCAGCTTTTCTGGATGACTGGTTGGTAACATATCACCCCCTGTGAAAAACACGTGAGAAGTCTTAGAGATACGGAGCATCTTATTCCTTTCATTCCGCTGTAGACGTACATGCTTGATGTCAAAGAGCACCGTGGATGTGAGATTCGTCCTTGACGTCACAGAAAAGGTCACAAGGCCATTTTGCTGGTCTACAACAGCTGACTGGTTGAGGAGCAGGGCCCCGCTCGGGTCTGGAGCAATGATTCGGACAGCCTGTGAGGACTAAAAGAGGTAATGATGAATATGGCGTTGAGATGGTGGACACGGTGAGACAGTTCTGATCAAACCCGTGAGTGGAGCTTGGGCAGCCCAAGATGTCCAGTCAATCCCAGAGCCAGGAGGACCAGGAGCAAGGAAGTGGAGAGGCTGATACAGATGACTTTTTTGGGGATGGAAGACGATGAGCCTCCATTctagaagcacacacacacaagccattGCTACACTTCCCTTTGTCAGCATGAACCAGGAAAAGACTTACCAGACAGCATCCTCCCTCCAAAGTGGCCTCTGGAAGATTCCAACATCTCACCATCCTGTGTCCCATCATGGTTCCTCATACAACTCGTCTGCTCCCTTCTCCACGCTATGGGTACCGAGGTGTGGTCATGATAGGTGCTGGACTGAGATCCGATTCACCTGGCTGGCTTCTCTCTCTTCATCTCCAGAGACCTCCCACTTCATTCCCCTTCCCCCTCCTAGTCCTAGTCCTCCTCTTCTTGTGTCTTTTACACAGATCCTGCAATTAAAGCCTCATCACAGCCCCAGCGGTAGATCTGCCACTTAGAGGTAtttgcctttcacacagaacccagcaAAGAAGGATATGACTGCAACTGTGTGTACTTTTACACAGCAAAGCTTTACTTTGTTAGTGGCTTTTTCCTGCAGAACGGTAGGAAAAAATCAAAAAGTGTGAAAGGGGCTTCTTTAAACACAGGAACCAGCTCGCCTCGGATACTGCTGTGGAAATTCACTCTTAAATGACGAAATACAGACAAATAAATAAGGAAGTCGGATTAGAGTTCTGGTGCAGGTTGCATTCTACCAGTTTCCTTCATGcgtttccccccttttttttttgggactcCACACACACTTGGCAGCCGACCCCAGCCGAGACAATAGACAAAGGCATAAAAGCAACCTCGGCATGGAAGACATCTTTCAGCAGGAAAGCGGTCATATGAAACACTCGagcgctgctgctgcttccgCCGCATGAAAGCAGAAGGTGACTTTACCAACACAGAACCAGCAGGGGGGAAAAGAGAGAAGACTATTTTAATAACCGTT includes the following:
- the mlst8 gene encoding target of rapamycin complex subunit lst8, which encodes MNVNQGTVGSDPVILATAGYDHTVRFWQAHSGICTRTVQHQDSQVNSLEITPDRSMIAAAGYQHIRMYDLNSNNPNPVINYDGVSKNITSVGFHEDGRWMYTGGEDCMARIWDLRSRNLQCQRIFQVNAPINCVCLHPNQAELIVGDQSGVIHIWDLKTDHNEQLIPEPEVSVNAVHIDPDASYMAAVNSSGNCYVWNVAGGIGEEVTQLIPKTKIPAHKRYSLRCKFSPDSTLLATCSADQTCKIWRTSNFSLMTELSIKSNNPGETSRGWMWDCAFSGDSQYIVTASSDNLARLWCVETGEIKREYSGHQKAVVCLAFNDSVLP
- the bricd5 gene encoding BRICHOS domain-containing protein 5; amino-acid sequence: MMGHRMVRCWNLPEATLEGGCCLNGGSSSSIPKKVICISLSTSLLLVLLALGLTGHLGLPKLHSRSSQAVRIIAPDPSGALLLNQSAVVDQQNGLVTFSVTSRTNLTSTVLFDIKHGVICYQPVIQKSCFLRTMETSDYENVHALLQASAHKSHFQLSVNETQRRTEFLGVLAATQTDLSNLEEPLRVLCRDRPIHWTKRADGPGKQRLVYFCIDICFPNNICMSMCFYYLPD